A DNA window from Hoplias malabaricus isolate fHopMal1 chromosome 5, fHopMal1.hap1, whole genome shotgun sequence contains the following coding sequences:
- the nemp1 gene encoding nuclear envelope integral membrane protein 1, with protein sequence MAGFMKSKAKFNFLSVRTGFNAVSLLFLLQLCQHTSGATRNTIDVKDGQEVKIREAQHFCYINPVPFPGWKETWVRIQVQVWSSKELKVTVVKDEEELQELEHFSIWSLVQHFIRERTNETSVSVSLFSEKTCFRVDPSDSRTLYTVKPSRKFDIYMFFVFLSGVLLYFFADTLSRSQVFYYSAGMSTGMVASLIILIFILGRFLPKKSSFYVLLMGGWSFSLYIIQLVIKNLQLILKEHWHLALAYVAVVGFISFAVCYRHGPLVEQRSINILSWTLQLFGLLLVYAGIQVQQVALAIIVAAFCSKNLEYPVTLALTLFQKLKSKLYWKPEPRCMLTEEEYQKQGEVETQKALEELRKYCSSPDFNTWKTVSRLQSPKRFADFIEGSPHLISNEVSVHAQEYGLGGSFLEDDLFATDEEDEEEEGGWETEEDEKPSISSPVNNTKRKN encoded by the exons ATGGCGGGATTCATGAAATCAAAAGCGAAGTTTAATTTTCTAAGCGTTAGGACAGGATTTAATGCGGtttctcttctgtttctccTTCAGCTTTGCCAGCACACGTCAG GTGCCACACGTAACACAATCGATGTTAAAGATGGACAAGAAGTCAAAATTCGTGAAGCACAGCATTTCTGCTACATCAATCCAGTCCCTTTTCCTGGATGGAAAGAGACCTGGGTGAGAATCCAG GTGCAAGTGTGGAGTTCCAAGGAGCTAAAGGTTACCGTTGTAAAGGATGAGGAGGAGCTCCAGGAGCTCGAACACTTTAGCATCTGGTCCCTGGTGCAGCACTTTATCCGTGAGAGGACCAATGAAACCAGTGTGAGTGTCAGCCTCTTCAGCGAAAAGACATGCTTCCGTGTGGACCCTTCAGATTCAAGGACGCTCTACACAGTGAAGCCAAGTCGGA AATTTGACATCTACATGTTCTTCGTGTTTCTGTCTGGAGTCCTGCTGTACTTTTTTGCTGATACGCTCAGTag gaGTCAGGTCTTCTATTACTCAGCAGGAATGAGCACAGGGATGGTAGCCTCCCTCATCATCCTGATCTTCATCTTGGGACGATTCTTGCCCAAG AAAAGCTCATTCTATGTGCTGCTGATGGGAGGCTGGTCGTTCTCTTTGTACATAATCCAACTTGTAATCAAAAATCTGCAGCTCATCCTCAAAGAGCACTGGCATCTAGCACTAG CCTATGTGGCAGTTGTAGGCTTCATCAGTTTTGCCGTTTGTTACCGTCACGGTCCTCTGGTGGAGCAGCGGAGTATAAACATCCTGTCTTGGACACTGCAGTTATTTGGCCTCTTGCTGGTATATGCTGGGATTCAGGTTCAGCAGGTGGCACTGGCAATCATAGTGGCTGCTTTCTGCTCTAAGAACCTGGAGTACCCTGTGACCTTGGCATTAACCCTTTTTCA GAAGCTGAAGTCGAAGTTGTACTGGAAGCCAGAGCCAAGGTGCATGCTGACAGAGGAGGAGTATCAGAAACAGGGAGAAGTGGAGACCCAGAAAGCTTTGGAAGAACTGAGGAAGTATTGCAGCAGTCCTGATTTTAACACATGGAAAACTGTGTCTAGACTGCAGTCCCCCAAGAG GTTTGCTGACTTCATTGAGGGCTCGCCTCATCTGATTTCCAACGAAGTATCAGTCCATGCTCAGGAGTATGGCTTAGGAGGGTCATTTTTGGAGGACGACCTGTTTGCCACGGACGAggaagatgaggaggaggagggaggctGGGAGACAGAGGAAGATGAGAAACCTAGCATCAGTTCACCAGTGAACAACACAAAAAGAAAGAATTGA
- the LOC136697335 gene encoding NLR family CARD domain-containing protein 3-like: protein MRLFSLEADCESGRRASPLEAVIATEDISTSNWNHSNVFTTSVSSLNMEVELQHFHKRRLKEKFQCIYSDVSGQGSPMILSDIYTELYITEGDSGNINKEHEVRQIEILSRTQTTEEIQIKCNDIFSSFHGHSKPIRTVLTKGVAGIGKTVSVQKFVLDWAEGITNQDINFVYPLAFRELNLMKEKQLSLVELLHYFKMETPQERSIQNQKVLFIFDGLDECRFPLDFQNNERKFDPTEQASLDVLLTNLISGTLLPDALLWITTRPAAASQIPPSCVDLVTEVRGFNDQQKVEYLKKRISEQSLAERVITHIKSSRSLFIMCHIPVFCWLSASVLEIMLGDSDGQEIPKTLTQMYTHFLLSQTKAKNVRYSRNHGADGEDMILKLGKLAFQQLQKGNLIFYEEDLRACGIDIKEAVIYSGVCSQIFKEECALTQSKVYCFVHLSIQEFLAAVYVFIMCKIQNWNVLDEKSCSGSDPLYDLHKNATDRALQSENGHLDLFLRFLLGLSLESNQTLLQSLLECNFKCNFQSTAATVNYIKKKIEENSSTEKSINLFYCLNELNELSLVKNIQHYLSSERYSKLCLTQWSALVFMLLTSQEKLDVFDLKKYSKSDEGVLRLMLVVKASEIALLDNCGLTERCCKALGSAISSTSSRLRELVLSGNSIGDTGLRRFTDGLGNSNKLEKLRLSYCRITPQGCSILASELIPKLLHLKELDLSENSLREAGIQLLASQLRNPQCKLEILRLKDCRVTPNGSFALASALRLNPSHLRELDLHWNNPGDEGVKQLVKVMENPVCKLDVLWLSYGMLTEKCCEVLASAFRCCSAALKAVDLSGNSIRDTGVELLSEGLTSSHCKLEIMRLAFCELTEKGATALASALTANPTALKELDLSQNPIGDSGLKALSQVVEYLNCRLQILRLRDCGITDKGCAALASALKSNPTHLRELNMGNNNLNDAGITPLSAVLKDEKNGIVKLELNQCHLTKECCDALATALCKNTSCLRELNLGGNNLQDSGVKALCTGLENSNCKLENIRLFNCGITEECCGMLASALSGQHTVLRELDLRENNLKDTDIRQLSTLMENPDHKLEMINLY from the exons ATGAG GCTTTTCTCCCTGGAGGCTGACTGCGAGTCAGGCAGAAGAGCATCACCGCTTGAAGCTGTCATAGCAACAGAAGACATTTCCACCTCTAATTG GAATCATTCTAATGTCTTCACTACTTCAGTCTCATCTTTGAACATGGAAGTAGAGCTGCAACATTTTCATAAACGTAGGTTAAAAGAAAAGTTTCAATGCATTTACAGTGATGTGTCTGGACAAGGAAGCCCAATGATCCTCAGTGATATTTACACAGAGCTCTACATCACTGAGGGTGATAGTGGCAATATCAACAAAGAGCATGAAGTAAGACAGATTGAAATATTGTCCAGGACACAAACAACAGAAGAAATACAGATAAAATGCAATGACATCTTCAGTTCCTTTCATGGACATAGCAAACCCATTCGAACTGTGCTGACCAAGGGTGTTGCCGGTATTGGAAAAACAGTATCTGTCCAGAAATTTGTCTTGGATTGGGCTGAAGGGATCACAAATCAAGACATAAACTTTGTTTATCCACTTGCATTTCGTGAACTCAACCTGATGAAGGAGAAGCAGCTCAGCTTAGTTGAGCTTCTTCACTATTTCAAAATGGAGACACCTCAAGAAAGAAGCATTCAGAATCAAAAAGTTCTCTTCATCTTTGATGGACTGGATGAATGCCGCTTTCCTTTGGACTTTCAAAACAATGAGAGAAAGTTTGACCCAACAGAGCAAGCATCTCTAGACGTTCTGCTGACGAACCTCATCAGTGGGACCCTTCTTCCAGATGCCCTTCTGTGGATAACCACTCGTCCAGCAGCAGCTAGTCAGATTCCACCTTCGTGTGTTGACTTGGTGACTGAGGTGCGTGGTTTTAATGACCAACAGAAAGTGGAGTATCTCAAGAAAAGGATAAGTGAGCAGAGCCTAGCTGAGAGGGTCATCACACATATCAAGTCCTCAAGAAGCCTCTTCATCATGTGCCACATCCCAGTCTTCTGCTGGCTTTCAGCCTCTGTCCTAGAAATAATGTTAGGTGATTCAGATGGTCAAGAAATTCCCAAGACACTGACTCAGATGTATACACACTTCCTGTTGAGCCAAACCAAAGCTAAAAATGTCAGATACTCTAGGAATCACGGGGCTGACGGTGAAGACATGATTCTGAAATTGGGTAAACTAGCTTTCCAGCAGCTGCAAAAGGGCAATCTGATATTCTATGAGGAAGATCTAAGAGCTTGCGGCATTGACATTAAAGAGGCAGTGATCTATTCCGGAGTATGTTCTCAAATCTTCAAGGAGGAATGTGCACTGACACAGAGTAAAGTTTACTGCTTTGTACACCTGAGCATCCAAGAGTTTCTTGCAGCCGTATACGTGTTTATCATGTGCAAAATCCAGAACTGGAATGTTCTTGATGAGAAAAGCTGCAGTGGATCTGATCCACTTTATGACTTGCACAAGAATGCAACAGATAGGGCCTTACAGAGTGAAAATGGCCATCTGGACCTCTTCCTCCGTTTCCTTTTGGGCCTTTCTCTAGAATCCAATCAGACCCTGCTCCAAAGCTTGCTAGAATGCAACTTCAAATGCAACTTTCAAAGCACTGCAGCGACAGTGAATTACATCAAGAAGAAGATAGAGGAGAACTCATCAACGGAGAAATCCATCAATCTGTTCTACTGTCTGAATGAACTGAATGAGCTCTCATTAGTAAAGAATATCCAACATTACCTGAGCTCAGAACGTTACTCCAAACTCTGTCTGACTCAGTGGTCAGCTCTGGTGTTCATGCTCTTGACATCACAGGAGAAACTGGATGTATTTGATCTTAAGAAGTACAGCAAATCAGATGAAGGCGTCCTGAGACTGATGTTGGTGGTCAAAGCTTCTGAAATCGCTCT GCTAGATAACTGTGGCCTCACTGAGAGATGCTGTAAAGCACTGGGTTCAGCAATCAGCTCCACATCCTCAAGGCTGCGAGAGCTGGTCCTGAGTGGTAACTCCATAGGAGACACAGGACTGAGGCGTTTTACAGATGGACTGGGAAATTCAAATAAATTAGAGAAACTCAG GCTTTCCTACTGTAGAATCACACCACAGGGTTGCTCCATTCTGGCCTCAGAGCTTATTCCAAAACTTCTACACTTAAAGGAACTGGACCTGAGTGAGAACAGCCTCAGAGAGGCAGGAATTCAGTTACTAGCTTCCCAGCTGAGGAACCCACAGTGCAAACTAGAGATACTAAG ACTGAAGGACTGCCGAGTAACACCTAATGGAAGTTTTGCCCTGGCCTCAGCTCTAAGGTTGAACCCCTCACACCTGAGAGAGCTGGATCTACACTGGAATAACCCTGGAGATGAAGGGGTAAAGCAGCTTGTGAAGGTTATGGAGAATCCAGTCTGTAAGCTTGATGTATTATG GCTAAGTTATGGTATGCTTACTGAGAAATGCTGTGAGGTGCTGGCTTCAGCTTTCAGGTGCTGCTCTGCTGCTCTGAAAGCAGTGGATCTGAGTGGGAACTCTATACGAGACacaggagtggagctgctctcAGAGGGACTCACAAGTTCACACTGCAAACTGGAAATAATGAG ATTGGCATTTTGCGAACTCACAGAGAAGGGGGCTACTGCTTTGGCTTCTGCACTCACTGCGAACCCTACAGctctgaaagagctggacctgaGTCAGAATCCCATTGGAGACTCAGGACTGAAAGCGCTCTCACAGGTGGTGGAGTATTTGAACTGCAGACTGCAGATATTAAG GCTTAGAGACTGTGGAATTACAGATAAAGGATGTGCAGCTCTTGCATCTGCTCTGAAATCAAATCCCACCCATTTGAGGGAGCTGAATATGGGTAACAATAATCTAAATGATGCTGGAATCACACCACTTTCTGCTGTGCTCAAGGATGAAAAGAATGGAATTGTAAAACTGGA GCTGAACCAGTGTCACTTAACTAAGGAATGCTGTGATGCACTGGCCACAGCTCTCTGTAAAAACACTTCATGCCTGCGGGAACTAAACCTGGGGGGAAATaatctgcaggattcaggagtgaaagCACTATGCACTGGATTAGAAAATTCAAACTGCAAACTGGAGAATATAAG ACTATTCAACTGCGGCATCACAGAGGAATGCTGTGGAATGTTAGCATCAGCTCTAAGTGGCCAACACACAGTcctgagagaactggacctTAGAGAAAACAACCTTAAAGACACAGACATAAGGCAACTATCAACTTTAATGGAAAATCCAGACCACAAACTAGAGATGATCAA CTTATACTGA